In Phycisphaerae bacterium, one genomic interval encodes:
- a CDS encoding response regulator, whose translation MTLRAKVLVTNAVMLTFLLIALNLGLSRIVSHGFARIEARDTEQNVQRVVDMLNADQAALDRTVRDWSAWDDTYAFIADHNPAYVESNWAEYTFRDTDLDWACYVDRTGRVVLSRYYDPTLQAEAPAPTSVLDLCAPDSPLLARDDHAEHHGGLLMTPDGPCLVSVWPIVPTSRDGPVRGTLLAGRRLDPQRLARLARMLRLSIDLRALDSPLPADFAAAHTRLAQHPGRTVTTLAGGQAAGFVIQSDVYGRPAALLRVAQPAIISPLAAATWAHFQLALLGVGLLFGAAMTILMQRLVVGRLRHFSQNVRRISASGDLGARVPVQHHDELSDLTIAVNGLLARTQRSQRLLQARQRELQEARDAADSANRAKSAFLANMSHEIRTPLTAITGFAELLVEGSAQCAACTARLDCATRRQRREHAEMVLSNGRHLLSVVNDILDLSKIESGKLTLENLTCSPATIIAEAVSNAQVRARSKGLTFELRLATPLPERIQSDPTRLRQVLLNLLANAIKFTELGGVTLTVQLIEPPASTGRAPQLRFDIADTGIGITPEQLTRIFQPFAQADSSTSRRFGGTGLGLAISKHLAAALGGELTVTSQPGRGSTFTLTIATGALDNVPRSTASAPLDPCPSPAGPVTASQDQPLDCTVLLAEDGPDNQRLISFLLTKAGARVTVAENGQVAANLALAARAEGRSFDVVLMDMQMPVLDGYAATRRLRTAGYSGPIVALTAHAMTGDREKCLAAGCDGFATKPIDRHSLIALVRQMTQHARGAPPEAAGTRNRRTDP comes from the coding sequence ATGACGCTGCGCGCGAAAGTGCTCGTGACGAACGCGGTCATGCTGACGTTCCTGCTGATCGCGCTGAACCTCGGCCTGTCGCGGATCGTGTCGCACGGCTTCGCCCGCATCGAGGCCCGCGACACGGAGCAGAACGTCCAGCGCGTCGTGGACATGCTGAACGCGGACCAGGCCGCGCTCGATCGCACGGTCCGCGACTGGTCGGCCTGGGATGACACGTACGCCTTCATCGCGGACCACAATCCGGCTTACGTCGAATCGAACTGGGCCGAGTACACGTTCAGAGACACCGACCTCGATTGGGCCTGCTACGTGGATCGCACCGGCCGCGTCGTACTCAGCCGGTACTACGACCCGACGCTCCAGGCCGAGGCCCCCGCGCCCACAAGTGTGCTGGACTTGTGCGCCCCGGACAGCCCCCTGCTGGCGCGCGATGACCACGCGGAGCACCACGGCGGCCTGCTCATGACGCCCGACGGCCCATGCCTCGTCTCGGTCTGGCCGATCGTGCCAACCTCGCGCGACGGCCCCGTGCGCGGGACGCTGCTCGCCGGGCGCCGCCTCGACCCCCAGCGCCTGGCACGCCTGGCACGCATGCTGCGCCTCTCCATCGACCTGCGCGCGCTGGACAGCCCGCTCCCGGCGGATTTCGCCGCGGCGCACACCCGCCTCGCGCAGCACCCCGGCCGCACTGTCACCACGCTGGCCGGTGGCCAGGCCGCTGGCTTTGTCATCCAGTCCGACGTCTACGGGCGACCGGCCGCGCTGCTGCGCGTCGCCCAGCCGGCAATCATCTCACCGCTGGCCGCCGCCACCTGGGCCCATTTCCAGCTCGCATTGCTGGGCGTCGGCCTGCTGTTTGGCGCTGCGATGACCATCCTCATGCAGCGGCTGGTAGTCGGCCGCCTGCGACACTTCAGCCAGAACGTTCGCCGAATCAGTGCTTCCGGCGACCTCGGCGCGCGTGTGCCCGTGCAGCACCACGACGAGCTCAGCGATCTGACGATCGCGGTCAACGGGCTCCTGGCACGCACGCAACGCTCCCAGCGGCTGTTGCAGGCCCGCCAGCGCGAGCTGCAGGAGGCACGCGACGCGGCCGATTCCGCGAACCGGGCCAAGAGCGCATTCCTGGCCAACATGAGCCACGAGATCCGGACGCCCCTCACCGCCATCACCGGCTTCGCCGAGTTGCTGGTCGAGGGCAGCGCGCAATGCGCGGCGTGCACCGCGCGGCTGGACTGCGCGACGCGCCGCCAGCGCCGCGAACACGCCGAAATGGTGCTCTCCAACGGGCGCCACCTGCTGAGCGTCGTCAACGACATCCTCGACCTGTCCAAGATCGAATCCGGCAAGCTGACGCTCGAGAACCTGACGTGCTCCCCCGCCACGATCATCGCCGAAGCCGTCAGCAACGCCCAGGTCCGCGCCCGCAGCAAGGGATTGACTTTCGAGCTGCGCCTGGCAACGCCGCTCCCCGAGCGCATCCAGTCCGACCCCACCCGCCTGCGCCAGGTGCTCCTGAACCTGCTCGCCAACGCGATCAAATTCACGGAGCTGGGCGGCGTCACGTTGACCGTGCAACTCATTGAGCCGCCCGCCAGCACGGGCCGGGCGCCGCAACTCCGCTTTGACATCGCGGACACCGGCATCGGCATCACCCCCGAGCAACTCACCCGCATCTTCCAGCCCTTCGCACAAGCCGACTCGTCCACGAGCCGACGCTTCGGCGGAACCGGCCTCGGCCTGGCCATCAGCAAGCACCTGGCCGCCGCCTTGGGCGGCGAGCTCACCGTCACGAGCCAGCCGGGACGGGGCAGCACCTTCACTCTCACGATCGCGACCGGCGCACTCGACAACGTGCCCCGCAGCACCGCGTCCGCGCCGCTCGACCCCTGCCCCAGCCCCGCCGGCCCAGTTACCGCGAGTCAGGATCAGCCGCTCGACTGCACGGTGCTCCTGGCCGAAGACGGGCCGGACAACCAGCGCCTGATCTCCTTCCTCCTCACGAAAGCCGGCGCACGTGTCACGGTCGCGGAAAACGGACAGGTCGCCGCGAACCTGGCCCTCGCCGCCCGCGCCGAGGGCCGCTCGTTCGACGTTGTTCTCATGGACATGCAGATGCCGGTGCTCGACGGCTACGCCGCCACCCGGCGGTTGCGCACTGCCGGCTACAGCGGCCCCATCGTCGCCCTAACCGCTCACGCCATGACTGGCGACCGGGAGAAATGCCTGGCCGCCGGTTGCGATGGCTTCGCGACCAAGCCCATCGACCGCCACAGTCTCATCGCGTTGGTGCGACAAATGACCCAGCACGCGCGCGGCGCGCCCCCCGAGGCTGCTGGAACGCGCAATCGCCGAACCGATCCGTAG
- a CDS encoding HypC/HybG/HupF family hydrogenase formation chaperone → MCLAVPGQIIACHGDEATVDLQGNQLKVSRVLTPEADVGDWVLVHAGFAITQLDEAEARETWDYLQQALGDPTGDEPGGEAS, encoded by the coding sequence ATGTGTCTCGCGGTCCCCGGACAGATCATCGCGTGCCACGGCGACGAAGCCACCGTCGATCTGCAGGGCAACCAGCTCAAGGTCAGCAGGGTGCTGACCCCGGAAGCTGATGTCGGCGACTGGGTGCTGGTCCACGCCGGCTTCGCCATCACGCAACTTGACGAGGCCGAAGCCAGGGAGACCTGGGACTACCTGCAGCAGGCACTCGGCGATCCGACCGGGGACGAGCCGGGCGGGGAGGCCTCGTGA
- the hypD gene encoding hydrogenase formation protein HypD, whose protein sequence is MNTAAPQLVSRLRQLCRGREPRIQLMEVCGTHTVAIFRTGLRGLLPPELRLVSGPGCPVCVTAQRHIDAAIELAARPGVILATYGDMLRVPGRRGSLERLRAEGATIHVVNSARTALDLAREHADRQVVFLGVGFETTAPATAATVLEADREGIENFCVLMCHKLVVPAMRALLNAGDVPLDGFLAPGHVSVIIGAAAYARIVAEHHRPVVIAGFEPDQILRGLVALVRQVCEARAAIENVYSAVVTDAGNCVALDLLAKVCVPADTAWRELGTIPQSGLELAPPYRRFDALERFGVQLGADENHPLCRCGEVITGKAEPADCPAFADACTPLNPIGPCMVSSEGTCAAWYKYNRAAVQTGRHG, encoded by the coding sequence GTGAATACCGCTGCGCCGCAACTCGTCTCCCGCCTGCGCCAGCTCTGTCGCGGCCGAGAGCCGCGCATCCAATTGATGGAAGTCTGCGGCACCCACACCGTCGCCATTTTCCGCACCGGGCTGCGCGGGCTCCTGCCGCCCGAGCTGCGGCTCGTCAGCGGCCCCGGCTGCCCGGTGTGTGTGACCGCCCAGCGCCACATTGACGCCGCGATCGAGCTGGCGGCCCGACCCGGCGTGATCCTCGCCACCTACGGCGACATGCTCCGCGTCCCCGGTCGTCGTGGTAGCCTGGAGCGCTTGCGAGCTGAGGGCGCCACGATTCACGTCGTCAACTCCGCCCGCACCGCGCTCGATCTCGCGCGCGAGCACGCGGACCGCCAGGTGGTTTTCCTCGGCGTCGGCTTCGAGACCACGGCCCCGGCCACCGCCGCGACCGTCCTCGAAGCGGATCGCGAAGGAATCGAGAACTTCTGCGTCCTCATGTGCCACAAGCTCGTCGTCCCGGCGATGCGCGCGTTGCTCAACGCGGGCGATGTGCCGCTCGACGGCTTCCTCGCGCCTGGGCACGTCAGCGTGATCATCGGTGCGGCGGCGTACGCGCGGATCGTGGCCGAGCACCACCGGCCAGTCGTCATCGCCGGGTTCGAGCCGGACCAGATCCTGCGCGGGCTCGTCGCCCTGGTGCGACAGGTGTGCGAGGCCCGGGCCGCTATCGAGAACGTCTACTCCGCGGTCGTCACCGACGCCGGCAACTGCGTCGCGCTGGATCTGCTCGCCAAAGTCTGCGTGCCCGCCGACACCGCCTGGCGCGAGCTCGGCACCATCCCCCAGAGCGGCCTCGAACTCGCGCCGCCTTACCGACGCTTTGACGCCCTGGAACGCTTCGGTGTCCAGCTCGGCGCAGATGAGAACCACCCGCTGTGCCGCTGCGGCGAAGTGATCACCGGCAAGGCCGAGCCGGCCGATTGTCCCGCCTTCGCCGACGCCTGCACCCCACTGAACCCCATCGGCCCCTGCATGGTCAGCAGCGAAGGCACCTGCGCGGCGTGGTACAAGTACAACCGCGCGGCGGTGCAAACCGGGAGGCACGGATGA
- the hypE gene encoding hydrogenase expression/formation protein HypE, producing the protein MSMQTAGTGTQNRVVIAHGGGGELMGRLIRDHLLPPLRNERLAALTDSAVLPWSAGEVVFTTDSYVVTPLEFPGGNIGRLAVAGTVNDLAVMGATPLALSLGLILEEGLPLEVLDRVIATLAATAREAGVEIVTGDTKVIERRASAAPGGTPTEGLFINTAGVGRLRPGVRLGLERIEPGDAILVNGPIAEHGLAVMSVRNGIEFESSLRSDVAPLNGLVAALLDAGGDIKFLRDATRGGVAGVLADICDGRNLSLEIDEARVPLSATARHAAEMLGLDPLTVANEGKCVVVVAEQDAERTLRACRAHPLGRDAALIGRVVDTTPALVELMTRAGGRRVVQRPYGEELPRIC; encoded by the coding sequence ATGAGCATGCAGACGGCCGGCACCGGGACGCAAAACCGCGTGGTCATCGCCCACGGCGGCGGCGGGGAGCTGATGGGACGGCTGATCCGCGATCATCTGCTGCCGCCCCTGCGCAACGAGCGGCTGGCCGCCCTCACCGACAGCGCCGTGCTCCCCTGGTCCGCCGGGGAGGTCGTCTTCACCACCGACTCCTATGTGGTCACGCCGCTCGAATTCCCCGGCGGCAACATCGGCCGGTTGGCCGTCGCGGGGACGGTCAATGATCTCGCCGTCATGGGCGCCACCCCGCTCGCGCTCAGCCTCGGCCTGATCCTCGAAGAAGGTCTCCCACTGGAGGTGCTGGACCGCGTCATCGCCACACTTGCCGCCACCGCCCGCGAGGCCGGCGTCGAGATCGTCACCGGCGACACGAAGGTCATCGAACGGCGCGCGTCGGCCGCCCCGGGCGGCACGCCGACCGAAGGGCTGTTCATCAACACCGCCGGCGTCGGGCGCCTGCGTCCCGGCGTGCGCCTCGGTCTGGAACGCATCGAGCCGGGCGACGCCATCCTGGTGAACGGTCCGATCGCCGAGCACGGCCTGGCGGTGATGTCCGTCCGCAACGGGATTGAATTTGAATCCAGTCTGCGGAGCGACGTCGCGCCGCTCAACGGCCTCGTTGCAGCGCTGCTCGACGCCGGCGGCGACATCAAGTTCCTGCGCGACGCGACGCGCGGCGGCGTCGCGGGCGTGCTGGCCGACATCTGCGACGGGCGCAACCTGAGTCTGGAAATTGACGAAGCGCGCGTGCCGCTGTCGGCAACGGCGCGCCACGCGGCGGAAATGCTCGGGCTGGACCCGCTGACCGTCGCGAACGAAGGAAAATGCGTCGTGGTCGTTGCCGAGCAAGACGCCGAGCGTACGCTCCGCGCCTGTCGCGCCCATCCGCTCGGCCGCGACGCCGCGCTGATCGGCCGGGTGGTCGACACGACGCCGGCCCTGGTGGAATTGATGACCCGCGCTGGCGGGCGCCGCGTCGTGCAGCGCCCGTATGGCGAGGAGTTGCCGCGCATCTGCTGA
- a CDS encoding hydrogenase maturation nickel metallochaperone HypA, whose protein sequence is MHEFSIASALVDQLQRIAAEQRATRITAVEVHCGVMQQVVPEALRLAFEATSTDTPAAGATLTIVEEGLVARCRACDVRYAAAIDDYACPRCRQADVELLAGRDIVLRTVTCETQDGVAV, encoded by the coding sequence ATGCACGAGTTCTCGATCGCGTCCGCGCTCGTCGATCAACTGCAGCGCATCGCCGCGGAGCAGCGCGCCACGCGCATCACCGCCGTCGAGGTGCATTGCGGCGTCATGCAGCAGGTCGTGCCCGAGGCGCTGCGATTGGCGTTCGAGGCCACCAGCACCGACACGCCCGCCGCCGGTGCCACACTGACGATCGTGGAAGAGGGGCTCGTCGCCCGCTGCCGCGCGTGCGACGTGCGCTACGCGGCGGCGATCGACGATTACGCCTGTCCGCGGTGTCGCCAGGCGGATGTCGAGTTGCTGGCCGGCCGGGACATTGTGCTGCGCACCGTGACGTGTGAAACCCAGGACGGGGTCGCCGTATGA
- the hypB gene encoding hydrogenase nickel incorporation protein HypB → MKINVVESVLKANDAVAQANRQRLDAAGILAINLMSAPGSGKTTLLEKTIAALGRPGCCAVIVGDLQTTRDAERLGALTAQVTQINTGTGCHLTATQVAAGLDSLDLKEIEYLFIENVGNMVCPAGFDLGEHRRAVLLSVPEGDDKVAKYPTLFQPADVILLTKVDLLGILDYQSRKVYEDLSRINTRAPVVELSSKTGQGITVWLDWVQQQRCGAIDAERSSNQRRPGS, encoded by the coding sequence ATGAAAATCAACGTGGTGGAAAGCGTGCTGAAAGCCAACGATGCCGTGGCGCAGGCCAATCGGCAGCGGCTCGACGCCGCCGGCATCCTGGCCATCAACCTGATGAGCGCCCCCGGCAGCGGGAAGACGACGCTGCTGGAGAAGACGATCGCGGCGCTCGGGCGCCCCGGGTGTTGTGCCGTCATTGTCGGCGACCTGCAGACCACGCGCGACGCCGAGCGGCTGGGCGCGCTCACCGCGCAGGTGACCCAGATCAACACGGGCACGGGCTGTCATCTCACCGCCACGCAGGTCGCGGCGGGCCTGGACAGCCTGGACCTCAAGGAAATCGAGTACCTGTTTATCGAGAATGTCGGCAACATGGTCTGCCCGGCGGGGTTCGATCTCGGCGAGCATCGGCGGGCCGTGCTGCTCAGCGTGCCGGAGGGCGACGACAAGGTGGCCAAGTACCCCACGCTGTTTCAGCCGGCCGATGTCATTCTCCTGACCAAGGTGGATTTGCTCGGCATTCTTGACTACCAGAGCCGAAAAGTGTATGAGGATCTATCTCGAATCAATACGCGGGCCCCGGTGGTCGAGCTCTCTTCCAAGACGGGCCAGGGTATCACCGTCTGGCTGGATTGGGTGCAGCAGCAGCGCTGCGGGGCGATCGACGCCGAGCGCTCGTCGAACCAGCGCCGGCCAGGCAGTTAG
- a CDS encoding NAD(P)H-dependent oxidoreductase subunit E produces MSESLEATVRAICQACGRDRTHMMDIVRAVQQKFGCVSGPALELIAKETSVHRVEVESVVSFYTFLSSRPKGHVVIRLCNDVIDEMQGAREVAQAFADELGIQIGETTPDGKITLETTACIGMCDQAPAALINDVVVTELSSDAARRIIRDLRKHMDPQRLIHRHGDGNNAHELVRAMVLNNIRQRGPVIFSPANRGEAIRKAIAMTPAEVIRAVKTSRLRGRGGAGFPTGMKWEFTRAAPGDQRCIICNADEGEPGTFKDRVILTEIPDRVFAGMTIAGYAVGAAEGILYLRGEYAYLRAFLEHALQQRRTEHLLGNNICGKQGFNFDIRIQMGAGAYICGEETALISSCEGRRGDPKTRPPFPAQKGYLDRPTVVNNVETLCCVTKILEEGPATFSEHGSQGSTGTKLLSISGDCKSPGVFEVPFGIKLADVLKLCGGEDALAVQVGGASGQMVAREEFNRTICYDDLATGGSVMVFGPERNVLEVAQKFMEFFIEESCGYCTPCRVGNVLLKERLDKIIAGHGEPADIEYLQDLGQTVKTMSRCGLGQTSANPVLTTLKNFRATYNALVKKRTDGLQPAFNLLAAVGEAEALVGRKSEHAHV; encoded by the coding sequence ATGAGCGAAAGTCTCGAAGCCACGGTCCGTGCGATCTGCCAAGCCTGCGGCCGCGACCGCACGCACATGATGGACATCGTCCGGGCCGTGCAGCAGAAGTTCGGCTGTGTCTCCGGCCCCGCGCTGGAACTGATCGCGAAGGAAACGTCGGTCCACCGCGTGGAGGTGGAGAGCGTCGTCTCGTTCTACACTTTCCTCTCCAGCCGCCCCAAGGGCCACGTGGTCATCCGGCTCTGCAACGACGTCATCGATGAAATGCAGGGCGCCCGCGAGGTCGCCCAGGCCTTCGCCGACGAGCTCGGCATCCAAATCGGCGAGACCACGCCCGATGGCAAGATTACCCTGGAAACCACGGCCTGCATCGGCATGTGCGACCAGGCCCCCGCCGCCCTGATCAACGACGTCGTCGTCACCGAGCTCTCCAGCGACGCCGCCCGCCGCATCATCCGCGACCTGCGCAAACACATGGACCCGCAGCGCCTCATCCACCGCCACGGTGACGGCAACAACGCCCACGAACTCGTCCGCGCCATGGTGCTGAACAACATCCGCCAGCGCGGCCCGGTCATCTTCAGCCCGGCCAACCGCGGCGAGGCCATCCGCAAAGCCATCGCCATGACCCCCGCCGAAGTCATCCGCGCCGTCAAAACCTCGCGGCTGCGCGGCCGCGGCGGCGCTGGCTTCCCAACCGGCATGAAATGGGAATTCACCCGCGCCGCCCCCGGCGACCAGCGCTGCATCATCTGCAACGCCGACGAGGGCGAGCCCGGCACCTTCAAGGATCGCGTGATCCTGACGGAAATCCCCGACCGCGTCTTCGCGGGCATGACCATCGCCGGCTACGCCGTCGGCGCCGCCGAGGGCATCCTGTACCTGCGCGGCGAATACGCCTACCTGCGGGCGTTCCTCGAACACGCCCTGCAGCAGCGCCGGACCGAGCACCTGCTCGGCAACAACATCTGTGGCAAGCAGGGGTTCAACTTCGATATCCGTATCCAGATGGGCGCCGGAGCCTACATCTGCGGCGAGGAAACCGCCCTGATCAGCTCCTGCGAAGGCCGCCGCGGCGACCCCAAGACGCGCCCCCCCTTCCCCGCCCAGAAGGGCTATCTCGACCGCCCGACCGTCGTCAACAACGTCGAGACGCTCTGCTGCGTCACGAAAATCCTGGAGGAAGGCCCCGCCACCTTCTCCGAGCACGGCTCCCAGGGCAGTACCGGCACCAAGCTGCTCAGCATCTCCGGCGACTGCAAGAGCCCCGGCGTGTTCGAGGTCCCCTTCGGCATCAAGCTCGCCGACGTGCTGAAGCTCTGCGGCGGCGAGGACGCCCTCGCCGTCCAGGTCGGCGGCGCCAGCGGCCAGATGGTCGCCCGCGAAGAGTTCAATCGCACGATCTGCTACGACGATCTCGCCACGGGCGGCTCGGTCATGGTCTTCGGGCCGGAGCGGAACGTCCTCGAAGTCGCGCAGAAGTTCATGGAGTTCTTCATCGAGGAGAGCTGCGGCTACTGCACGCCGTGCCGCGTCGGCAACGTGCTGCTCAAGGAGCGGCTCGACAAGATCATCGCCGGCCATGGCGAGCCGGCCGACATCGAGTACCTCCAGGACCTCGGCCAGACGGTCAAGACCATGAGCCGCTGCGGGCTGGGGCAGACCTCGGCGAACCCGGTCCTGACCACGCTGAAGAACTTCCGTGCCACATACAACGCCTTGGTGAAGAAGCGGACCGACGGCCTGCAGCCCGCGTTTAATCTGCTCGCCGCCGTCGGCGAGGCCGAAGCGCTCGTCGGCCGCAAGTCGGAGCATGCCCACGTATAG
- a CDS encoding (2Fe-2S)-binding protein: MSATIEFIIDGKEITGQPGQTILEAAQQAGVYIPRLCYKKGLAPHGSCRVCTVLVNGRPQSACTQPIAPGIVVENNTEKLTALRRNLIEMLFVEGNHFCMFCEKSGNCELQALAYRFGIAAPKYPYLFPKRDVDASHPDVFIDRNRCILCGRCVRSSRDLDGKHVFDFVGRGPHKRIAVNAEARLADTKLDVRDQAVDACPVGAILKKRVGYAVPVGQRLYDHKPIGSEIETACGK; this comes from the coding sequence ATGAGTGCAACGATCGAGTTCATCATCGACGGCAAAGAGATTACCGGCCAGCCGGGTCAGACCATCCTGGAGGCCGCGCAGCAGGCCGGCGTCTATATCCCGCGCCTGTGCTACAAGAAGGGCCTCGCGCCCCACGGGAGCTGCCGGGTCTGCACGGTACTGGTCAACGGCCGGCCGCAGTCGGCCTGCACGCAGCCCATCGCGCCCGGGATCGTCGTCGAGAACAACACCGAGAAGCTGACCGCCCTGCGCCGCAACCTCATCGAGATGCTGTTCGTCGAGGGCAACCACTTCTGCATGTTCTGCGAGAAGAGCGGCAACTGCGAGCTGCAGGCCCTGGCGTACCGCTTCGGGATCGCGGCCCCAAAGTATCCGTACCTCTTCCCGAAGCGCGACGTGGACGCGTCGCACCCGGACGTCTTCATCGACCGCAACCGCTGCATCCTCTGCGGCCGGTGCGTGCGCTCCTCGCGCGACCTGGACGGCAAGCACGTCTTCGATTTCGTCGGCCGCGGCCCGCACAAGCGCATCGCCGTCAACGCCGAGGCCCGCCTGGCGGACACGAAGCTGGACGTGCGCGACCAGGCGGTTGATGCCTGCCCGGTCGGCGCGATCCTGAAGAAGCGCGTCGGCTACGCCGTGCCGGTGGGCCAGCGCCTCTATGATCACAAGCCGATTGGATCGGAGATCGAGACCGCATGCGGAAAGTAG
- a CDS encoding NADP oxidoreductase: MAKPKVATTSLAGCFGCHMSLLDIDDRILKLVELIDFDKSPVDDIKTFSGRCAVGLIEGGCCNEENVRVLQDFRAHCDILISVGDCAIMGGIPAMRNNLPLQECYEEAYLKGPTVHNPSGQIPNDPELPLLLNRVYPCHEVVKIDYHLPGCPPPADTLWQALVALLSDKPVALPYELVKYD; this comes from the coding sequence ATGGCCAAACCCAAGGTCGCAACCACCTCCCTCGCCGGCTGCTTCGGCTGCCACATGTCCCTGCTGGACATCGACGACCGCATCCTCAAGCTGGTCGAGCTGATCGATTTCGACAAGTCCCCGGTCGACGACATCAAGACCTTCAGCGGGCGCTGCGCCGTCGGGCTGATCGAGGGCGGCTGCTGCAACGAGGAAAACGTCCGCGTGCTGCAGGACTTCCGCGCCCACTGCGACATCCTGATCTCGGTTGGCGATTGCGCCATCATGGGCGGCATCCCGGCCATGCGGAACAACCTCCCGCTGCAGGAATGCTACGAGGAGGCGTACCTCAAGGGTCCGACGGTGCACAACCCGAGCGGGCAGATCCCCAACGACCCGGAGCTGCCCCTGCTGCTCAACCGCGTCTACCCGTGCCACGAGGTCGTGAAGATCGACTACCACCTGCCCGGCTGCCCGCCCCCGGCGGACACGCTCTGGCAGGCCCTGGTCGCGCTGCTGAGCGACAAGCCGGTCGCGCTGCCATATGAGCTTGTGAAGTATGACTGA
- a CDS encoding Ni/Fe hydrogenase subunit alpha, with product MKRIVIEPVTRVEGHGKVSILLDDQNRVQQTRLHIVEFRGFERFIQGRPFWEVPVLVQRLCGICPVSHHLAAAKAMDRIVGGENLTPTAEKMRRLMHYGQFFQSHALHFFHLVSPDLLFGFDADPAIRNVIGVAAKYPDLAVQGVMMRKYGQEVILRTAGKKIHGTGAIPGGINKNLSLKERDELLKDVEQMVAWSQAALKLCKDYTVEHLEKLAPFGSFDSNHLSLIRADGAMDLYHGGLRAINFDGQKIFDHVDYQKYADYIAEEVRPWSYMKFPFIKSLGPENGWYRVGPLARVNTADFIDTPLAEAARKEFMAVTKGKPNNISMAYHWTRIIELLHSIEKIRELLHDKDLQGNDLIARGERREETVGLIEAPRGTLFHHYKVNKHDQVVMANLIVSTTNNNEPMNRAVQKVARDHLSGQKITEGLLNHIEVAIRAYDPCLSCATHALGQMPLVVELIDSAGTVVDSRARGM from the coding sequence CTGAAGCGCATCGTCATCGAGCCCGTTACCCGCGTCGAGGGTCACGGCAAGGTCTCGATTCTGCTCGACGACCAGAACCGGGTCCAGCAGACCCGCCTGCATATCGTCGAGTTCCGCGGCTTCGAGCGCTTCATCCAGGGCCGCCCTTTCTGGGAAGTGCCCGTGCTCGTCCAGCGCCTCTGCGGCATCTGCCCCGTCAGCCACCACCTGGCCGCCGCCAAGGCCATGGACCGCATCGTCGGCGGCGAGAACCTCACGCCGACCGCCGAGAAGATGCGCCGGCTGATGCACTACGGGCAGTTCTTCCAGTCGCACGCCCTGCACTTCTTCCACCTGGTCTCGCCCGACCTGCTCTTCGGCTTCGACGCCGACCCGGCCATCCGCAACGTCATCGGCGTCGCCGCCAAGTACCCCGACCTCGCGGTCCAGGGCGTCATGATGCGCAAGTACGGTCAGGAGGTCATCCTCCGCACCGCCGGCAAGAAGATCCACGGCACCGGCGCGATCCCGGGCGGCATCAACAAGAACCTCTCGCTCAAGGAGCGCGACGAACTGCTCAAGGACGTCGAGCAGATGGTCGCCTGGTCGCAGGCCGCCCTGAAACTCTGCAAGGACTACACCGTTGAGCACCTGGAGAAGCTGGCCCCCTTCGGCTCCTTCGATTCTAATCACCTGTCGCTGATCCGCGCCGACGGCGCCATGGACCTGTACCACGGCGGCCTGCGCGCGATCAATTTCGACGGCCAGAAGATCTTCGATCACGTCGACTACCAGAAGTACGCCGACTACATCGCCGAAGAGGTCCGCCCCTGGTCCTACATGAAGTTCCCGTTCATCAAGTCGCTGGGCCCGGAAAACGGCTGGTACCGCGTCGGCCCGTTGGCCCGCGTCAACACCGCCGACTTCATCGACACGCCCCTGGCCGAGGCCGCCCGCAAGGAGTTCATGGCCGTCACCAAGGGCAAGCCCAACAACATCTCGATGGCGTATCACTGGACGCGCATCATCGAGCTGCTGCACTCCATCGAGAAAATCCGCGAGTTGCTGCACGACAAGGACCTGCAGGGCAACGATCTCATCGCCCGCGGCGAGCGGCGTGAGGAGACCGTCGGCCTGATCGAGGCCCCGCGCGGCACGCTCTTCCACCACTACAAGGTCAACAAGCACGACCAGGTCGTCATGGCCAACCTCATCGTCTCGACCACCAACAACAACGAGCCGATGAACCGCGCCGTGCAGAAGGTCGCCCGCGACCACCTCAGCGGCCAGAAAATCACCGAGGGTTTGCTCAACCACATCGAGGTGGCCATCCGGGCCTACGACCCGTGCCTCTCGTGCGCCACGCACGCCCTGGGTCAGATGCCGCTCGTGGTCGAGCTGATCGACAGCGCCGGCACCGTGGTGGACAGCCGGGCCCGCGGAATGTAA